Proteins found in one Microbacterium sp. LWS13-1.2 genomic segment:
- a CDS encoding cupin domain-containing protein, which translates to MSASSFPGGTSLSHLDIYAHAATDGVCGGSPHMHLVSTEAYVVVEGRGALQTIDGEGFHETELEAGSVVWFTPGTIHRAVNRGGLKVIVLMSNAGLPEAGDAVMTFPADVVADPDAYAAAASLGEAESRAERAPRRRDLAVAGFGALRDAVTAGDRGPLEDFYAAAGALVARRASAWGRLVRERPLAQAERSFALTEAIARGDVAHLRDARVHEAPAPAADRGYGMCGRIRAYDVTDLQEIPR; encoded by the coding sequence ATGAGCGCCTCGTCGTTTCCGGGCGGCACATCGCTGTCACACCTCGACATCTACGCACATGCCGCCACCGACGGCGTGTGCGGTGGAAGTCCGCACATGCACCTCGTCTCGACCGAGGCCTACGTCGTCGTCGAGGGGCGCGGCGCACTGCAGACGATCGACGGCGAGGGCTTCCACGAGACCGAGCTCGAAGCGGGATCGGTCGTGTGGTTCACGCCCGGCACGATCCACCGAGCCGTGAACCGCGGAGGGCTCAAGGTCATCGTGCTGATGAGCAACGCGGGCCTGCCGGAGGCCGGCGACGCGGTGATGACCTTCCCCGCCGACGTCGTGGCCGATCCCGACGCGTACGCGGCGGCCGCGTCGCTCGGGGAGGCGGAGAGTCGCGCGGAGCGCGCACCACGACGTCGCGATCTCGCGGTGGCGGGGTTCGGGGCCCTGCGCGACGCTGTCACCGCCGGCGATCGCGGGCCACTCGAGGACTTCTACGCGGCGGCCGGCGCACTCGTCGCGCGCCGCGCCTCCGCGTGGGGGCGGCTCGTGCGTGAGCGCCCGCTCGCCCAGGCCGAGCGGTCGTTCGCGCTCACGGAGGCGATCGCGCGCGGCGATGTCGCACACCTGCGCGACGCGCGGGTTCACGAGGCGCCTGCCCCCGCCGCCGACCGCGGCTACGGCATGTGCGGCCGTATCCGCGCCTACGACGTCACCGATCTTCAGGAGATTCCCCGATGA
- a CDS encoding Gfo/Idh/MocA family oxidoreductase: protein MNHPYTFDPLPQPVVAPSEFVFAAVGLDHGHIFGMTDGLIAAGAVVKWVFDEDADRVARFTERYPTARVASSEQEVLDDPEVRLIATAAIASERAPIGLRAIEAGKDAFVDKAPLTTFAQLEAVREATARTGRKYAVYYGERVHSEAAILAGQLVERGAIGTVLQVVCFGPHRIGGGRPDWFYDPEQYGGILCDIGSHNFEQMLFYTGATDGRVSTSTVANYAHSDTPGLQDFGDAHVVLDNGTTGYVRVDWFTPDGLGVFGDGRTLLLGTDGYIELRKYIDITTDNGGGQVILVNQEGQYRFNANGMTGFPYFGQLIRDCIDRTETAMTQAHALKAAELSLQAQGEALVLAP, encoded by the coding sequence ATGAACCACCCGTACACGTTCGATCCCCTCCCGCAGCCGGTCGTCGCGCCCAGTGAGTTCGTCTTCGCGGCCGTCGGCCTCGACCATGGGCATATCTTCGGCATGACCGACGGCCTTATCGCCGCCGGGGCGGTGGTGAAGTGGGTGTTCGATGAGGACGCAGACCGGGTCGCGAGGTTCACCGAGCGGTACCCGACTGCCCGCGTCGCATCGTCGGAGCAAGAGGTCCTCGATGATCCCGAGGTTCGCCTCATCGCGACAGCGGCCATCGCCTCGGAGCGTGCGCCGATCGGACTTCGCGCGATCGAGGCAGGCAAGGACGCCTTCGTCGACAAGGCGCCGCTGACCACGTTCGCTCAGCTCGAGGCCGTCCGTGAGGCCACGGCGCGCACCGGTCGCAAGTACGCGGTCTACTACGGCGAGCGCGTGCACTCCGAGGCTGCGATCCTCGCCGGCCAGCTCGTCGAGCGGGGCGCGATCGGCACGGTCCTGCAGGTCGTGTGCTTCGGCCCGCACCGCATCGGCGGTGGTCGGCCGGACTGGTTCTACGATCCCGAGCAGTACGGCGGCATCCTCTGCGACATCGGCAGCCACAATTTCGAGCAGATGCTCTTCTACACCGGCGCGACCGACGGACGCGTGTCGACCTCGACGGTCGCGAACTACGCCCATTCCGACACCCCGGGGCTGCAGGACTTCGGCGATGCGCACGTCGTGCTCGACAACGGCACGACCGGCTACGTCCGCGTCGACTGGTTCACCCCCGACGGTCTGGGCGTGTTCGGCGACGGGCGCACGCTGCTGCTGGGGACCGACGGCTACATCGAGCTGCGCAAGTACATCGACATCACGACCGACAACGGCGGCGGCCAGGTCATCCTCGTCAACCAGGAAGGCCAGTACCGCTTCAATGCGAACGGCATGACCGGATTCCCGTACTTCGGGCAGCTCATCCGCGACTGCATCGACCGGACCGAGACCGCCATGACCCAGGCCCACGCACTCAAGGCCGCAGAGCTCAGCCTCCAGGCGCAGGGCGAAGCGCTCGTGCTCGCCCCGTAA
- a CDS encoding ABC transporter permease subunit — translation MTQSLDRPLSLVGDPPPANETRVITTAPAKRRRFRGDPTPRAKQSWRRALARDWRLYTFLIAPLIFLLVFKYVPMLGNIIAFRRFRPGGSIFGDEWVGFYYFETFISNQQFWTVFWNTVILGALTLLITFPLPIILALMLNELRSRRFKRIAQTISYLPHFMSVVIVAGLVLQLTALNGTVNQVVEALGADPVPFMQRPEWFRAIYVSSEVWQTVGWGTILYLAALTTIDDQLYEAARIDGANRWQQTWHITLPGIQPTMMVLLILNIGTFMSVGFEKVLLLQNPLIYSTADVIATYLYRVGIQSAQFSYGTAIGLFEALIGLVLVLGANALSRRMVGTSLW, via the coding sequence ATGACACAGTCCCTTGACCGACCCCTGTCGCTGGTGGGCGATCCGCCGCCGGCCAACGAGACACGGGTGATCACGACCGCACCGGCGAAGCGACGGCGCTTCCGAGGGGACCCCACGCCTCGCGCGAAGCAGTCCTGGCGTCGTGCTCTCGCCCGCGACTGGCGGCTCTACACCTTCCTCATCGCACCGCTGATCTTCCTGCTGGTCTTCAAATACGTCCCGATGCTGGGCAACATCATCGCCTTCCGTCGATTCCGGCCCGGAGGGTCGATCTTCGGAGACGAATGGGTGGGGTTCTATTACTTCGAGACGTTCATCTCGAACCAGCAGTTCTGGACGGTGTTCTGGAACACCGTGATCCTCGGAGCGCTCACGCTGCTGATCACGTTCCCGCTGCCGATCATCCTGGCTCTCATGCTCAACGAGCTGCGGTCGCGGCGCTTCAAGCGCATCGCGCAGACGATCTCCTACCTGCCGCACTTCATGTCGGTCGTCATCGTCGCGGGGCTCGTGCTCCAGCTGACGGCACTCAACGGAACCGTGAACCAAGTGGTCGAGGCCCTCGGCGCCGACCCCGTGCCGTTCATGCAGAGGCCCGAGTGGTTCCGTGCGATCTACGTGTCCTCCGAGGTCTGGCAGACCGTCGGCTGGGGCACGATCCTCTACCTCGCGGCGCTCACGACGATCGACGACCAGCTCTACGAGGCGGCGCGGATCGACGGCGCCAACCGGTGGCAGCAGACCTGGCACATCACGCTGCCCGGCATCCAGCCGACGATGATGGTGCTCCTCATCCTGAACATCGGCACGTTCATGTCCGTCGGATTCGAGAAGGTGCTGTTGCTGCAGAACCCGCTCATCTACTCCACGGCAGACGTCATCGCCACCTACCTGTACCGCGTCGGCATCCAGTCGGCCCAGTTCTCCTACGGCACCGCCATCGGGCTCTTCGAGGCTCTCATCGGCCTGGTGCTCGTGCTCGGCGCGAACGCCCTCTCCCGTCGAATGGTTGGAACCTCGCTATGGTGA
- a CDS encoding carbohydrate ABC transporter permease: MVTESLPQKPDIAHVRKETGVIRDSRGTQVFRAVNMICLLLVCAVTLYPFVNLIAKAFSSEGYIAAGEVNLIPRGFNLDTFRVVLSDQLFWTNYANTFLYTIVGTIIAMAMTTTYAYALSKPYLKGRAFFIGIAVFTMFFGGGLIPNYILIANYLGWRNSIWAIVVPGALSVFNLLVMKSFFENFPTDLEEAAAIDGLSTYGIFFRIVLPLSKAVIATMTLFYAVSLWNSWFSAFLFMDDKTQFPVTVYLRNLIAAATGTQEATGGEAVQIASNIQAVTMLLTVLPIICLYPFIQRYFVSGVMLGSVKG; this comes from the coding sequence ATGGTGACCGAATCCCTGCCCCAGAAGCCGGACATCGCCCATGTCCGAAAGGAGACCGGAGTCATCCGGGACTCGCGCGGGACCCAGGTGTTCCGTGCCGTCAACATGATCTGCCTGCTGCTGGTCTGCGCCGTCACGCTGTACCCGTTCGTCAACCTGATCGCGAAGGCGTTCTCTTCCGAGGGCTACATCGCCGCCGGTGAGGTCAACCTCATCCCGCGCGGGTTCAACCTCGACACCTTCCGCGTCGTGCTGAGCGATCAGCTGTTCTGGACGAACTACGCGAACACGTTCCTCTACACGATCGTCGGGACGATCATCGCCATGGCGATGACGACGACGTATGCGTACGCGCTCAGCAAGCCGTATCTCAAGGGGCGCGCATTCTTCATCGGCATCGCCGTCTTCACGATGTTCTTCGGCGGCGGGCTCATCCCGAATTACATCCTCATCGCCAACTACCTCGGCTGGCGCAACAGCATCTGGGCCATCGTCGTGCCGGGTGCCCTGAGCGTCTTCAACCTGCTCGTCATGAAGTCGTTCTTCGAGAACTTCCCGACGGATCTCGAAGAGGCGGCAGCGATCGACGGGCTGTCGACGTACGGCATCTTCTTCCGCATCGTGCTGCCGCTGTCCAAGGCGGTCATCGCGACGATGACCCTCTTCTATGCGGTGAGTCTCTGGAACTCGTGGTTCAGCGCGTTCCTCTTCATGGACGACAAGACGCAGTTCCCCGTGACGGTCTACCTGCGCAACCTCATCGCCGCGGCGACGGGAACGCAGGAGGCGACCGGCGGCGAAGCCGTCCAGATCGCGTCCAACATCCAGGCCGTGACGATGCTGCTCACGGTGCTCCCGATCATCTGCCTCTACCCCTTCATCCAGCGCTACTTCGTCTCGGGCGTGATGCTCGGGTCCGTCAAGGGCTGA
- a CDS encoding extracellular solute-binding protein, with product MTITRKALAAFAGLAVCAIALAACSNSPTDAAAENDGGATIDEAHSVGAMEDFGVDVTFQATEPVDFSLMYRDHPNYPVKDDWSVFQHLAEDQNVTFSRTDIPMADYDQKKALLIGSGEATDIISSSYAGSETQFVSGGALLPVSDYFEYLPNFSQKIEDWGLEEDLDNRRQADGKIYHLPGLREAPDVQYSVVIREDLWEKAGITEDPATWDEYLEQLEQVKEANPEIDYAMSDRWTDSQPLGSLLNVMAPNYGTAAGWGYANTWYDEEAGEYLFTGATDEYKEVVSYAADLVAAGVLDPEITQSDDQAVQKFVSGRSAAISGNTQALAEYRTKLADAGNGDVPIRLISIPGGPAGSNMASGRFTSGLLIGSDAAEKPYFKALLQFIDWLYYSDEGLEFAQWGVEGETFAREADGTRTLNEDIAWSSINAGAPKLLNADFGYSNGVFLLANGSSRDLVISMMTDEIAAWTEDQLDAKEQLPTAPAPLLNEIELEQTSLLQTQLTDAVQSATASFITGQRSIDDWDAYVSEMESLGASQLIDTINTALERGRSESTE from the coding sequence ATGACCATCACCCGCAAGGCACTCGCGGCCTTCGCAGGCCTCGCCGTCTGCGCGATCGCGCTCGCCGCGTGCTCGAACAGCCCGACCGACGCGGCCGCCGAGAATGACGGCGGAGCAACCATCGACGAGGCCCACTCTGTCGGAGCCATGGAGGACTTCGGCGTCGACGTCACCTTCCAGGCGACCGAGCCGGTGGACTTCTCGCTCATGTACCGCGACCATCCGAACTATCCGGTCAAGGACGACTGGTCGGTCTTCCAGCACCTCGCGGAGGACCAGAACGTCACCTTCTCGCGCACCGACATCCCGATGGCCGACTACGACCAGAAGAAGGCCCTGCTCATCGGCAGCGGCGAGGCGACCGACATCATCTCGTCGAGCTATGCGGGCAGCGAGACCCAGTTCGTGTCGGGCGGCGCGCTTCTGCCCGTCTCGGACTACTTCGAATACCTCCCGAACTTCTCGCAGAAGATCGAGGACTGGGGGCTCGAGGAAGATCTCGACAACCGCCGACAGGCGGACGGGAAGATCTACCACCTCCCGGGCCTGCGCGAGGCGCCGGATGTGCAGTACTCCGTCGTGATCCGCGAGGACCTGTGGGAGAAGGCCGGGATCACCGAGGACCCGGCGACGTGGGACGAGTATCTCGAGCAGCTCGAGCAGGTCAAGGAGGCCAATCCCGAGATCGACTACGCGATGTCGGACCGCTGGACCGACTCGCAGCCCCTGGGCTCACTGCTCAACGTCATGGCCCCGAACTACGGCACCGCTGCCGGATGGGGGTATGCGAACACCTGGTACGACGAGGAGGCAGGGGAGTACCTCTTCACGGGGGCGACCGACGAGTACAAGGAGGTCGTCTCCTACGCCGCGGATCTGGTGGCGGCCGGGGTGCTCGACCCCGAGATCACGCAGAGCGACGACCAGGCGGTTCAGAAGTTCGTCTCCGGACGGTCGGCCGCCATCTCGGGGAACACGCAGGCCCTCGCCGAATACCGGACGAAGCTCGCGGACGCGGGCAATGGTGATGTGCCGATCCGCCTGATCTCGATTCCCGGGGGACCCGCTGGTTCCAACATGGCGAGCGGGCGCTTCACCTCGGGTCTCCTCATCGGCAGCGACGCGGCCGAGAAGCCGTACTTCAAGGCGCTGCTGCAGTTCATCGACTGGCTCTACTACTCCGACGAGGGCCTCGAGTTCGCCCAGTGGGGCGTCGAGGGCGAGACATTCGCCCGTGAGGCGGATGGCACACGCACGCTCAACGAGGACATCGCCTGGAGCTCGATCAACGCGGGCGCACCGAAGCTGCTCAATGCCGACTTCGGTTACAGCAACGGCGTCTTCCTGCTCGCCAACGGGTCTTCTCGCGACCTCGTGATCTCGATGATGACCGACGAGATCGCGGCCTGGACCGAGGATCAGCTCGACGCGAAGGAACAGCTGCCGACCGCACCCGCTCCGCTTCTGAACGAGATCGAACTCGAGCAGACCTCGCTCCTCCAGACGCAGCTGACTGACGCTGTGCAGTCGGCGACCGCGTCGTTCATCACGGGTCAGCGATCCATCGACGACTGGGACGCGTACGTCAGCGAGATGGAGAGCCTCGGCGCGAGCCAGCTCATCGACACGATCAACACCGCGCTCGAGCGCGGCCGGAGCGAATCCACCGAGTGA
- a CDS encoding beta-galactosidase, with protein MPDQRPRPLTEVTILGHPACRPVAARLPELDHLAYGGDYSPEQWPDEIWDRDYEAFDAARITTVTVGVFTWALTQPDEDVPDFPMLDKIVQRAADEGRSICLGTGTGALPPWVARNIPTSHESISRRRRSPTARTRFCTSRCGRRVARAR; from the coding sequence ATGCCTGACCAGCGACCGCGGCCGCTGACCGAAGTCACGATCCTGGGCCACCCGGCCTGCCGGCCGGTTGCCGCACGCCTGCCCGAGCTCGATCACCTCGCCTACGGCGGGGACTACTCACCCGAGCAGTGGCCGGATGAGATCTGGGACCGCGATTACGAGGCTTTCGACGCCGCGCGCATCACGACGGTGACCGTCGGGGTCTTCACCTGGGCGCTGACGCAGCCCGACGAGGATGTGCCCGACTTCCCTATGCTCGACAAGATCGTCCAACGGGCAGCGGACGAAGGACGGTCGATCTGCCTCGGCACGGGCACGGGCGCGCTTCCTCCTTGGGTGGCCCGGAATATCCCGACATCACACGAGTCGATTTCGAGGCGCAGGCGGTCGCCCACGGCGCGGACTCGGTTCTGTACTTCCAGATGCGGGCGTCGCGTGGCGCGTGCGAGATGA